From one Helicoverpa zea isolate HzStark_Cry1AcR chromosome 10, ilHelZeax1.1, whole genome shotgun sequence genomic stretch:
- the LOC124633829 gene encoding uncharacterized protein LOC124633829, which translates to MLKATIKMKKDINIETYTKLLAFLKRASSGHQPKKSKVFTASEIEKFVNNAPDSMYLAAKVVLIIGINGACRTNELTLLNVTNIEKHSDELLLIHLTNTKTKRDRNFVIRKECAAIVEKYKALRPLNTPTNRFFLQYRNGKCVRQPMGSNKIGSIPREIATFLELPEPQLYTGHCFRRTSATLLADSGADLLSLKRHGGWKSNAVVEGYIEDSIENKSKICKGIVGAITLNKPLSDPWTGPSTSTMSRYETSSLRPLSPTFTPKESNESVEILSDTDNLPKNNNNNTQVSTTNITVPNKNKNITLHITNCNNVTFNFS; encoded by the exons ATGCTAAAAGCAACGATTAAGATGAAAAAAGATATTAATATCGAAACATATACTAAGTTACTGGCATTTTTAAAAAGAGCCTCATCTGGTCATCAACCAAAAAAATCGAAAGTTTTCACAGCATCCGAAATAGAAAAGTTTGTTAACAATGCACCAGATTCCATGTATTTGGCGGCAAAA GTTGTTCTTATTATTGGCATAAACGGAGCATGTAGAACAAATGAACTAACACTGCTTAATGTCACAAATATTGAGAAACATTCGGATGAATTGTTATTGATACACTTAACGAATACAAAGACCAAAAGAGACCGCAACTTCGTCATTCGCAAGGAGTGCGCAGCGATTGTAGAGAAATACAAAGCTTTACGCCCTCTTAACACTCCAACCAATCGATTTTTTCTACAATATCGCAACGGAAAGTGTGTTCGACAGCCTATGGGTTCTAATAAAATTGGCAGTATCCCACGAGAAATAGCGACATTTCTCGAACTCCCAGAACCTCAACTGTACACGGGTCATTGTTTCCGACGAACTTCAGCCACACTTTTGGCCGATTCAGGAGCTGATCTTCTGTCTCTTAAGCGTCATGGAGGCTGGAAGTCTAATGCGGTAGTAGAAGGATATATAGAGGATTCTATCGAAAATAAGTCTAAAATATGTAAAGGCATCGTGGGAGCCATTACACTGAACAAGCCTTTGTCAGATCCTTGGACTGGCCCTTCCACATCAACAATGAGCCGGTACGAAACATCTAGCCTTCGCCCTCTCTCGCCAACATTTACGCCAAAGGAATCTAATGAATCTGTAGAAATATTAAGTGATACAGATAACTtaccaaaaaacaataataataatacacaaGTCTCTACCACCAACATTACAGTaccgaacaaaaacaaaaatattacactccACATAACTAACTGTAACAACGTTACATTcaatttttcttaa